The following DNA comes from Nicotiana sylvestris chromosome 10, ASM39365v2, whole genome shotgun sequence.
agatttgagaaaattcttcaacAAACTGAGGagatacaacttgaaactgaatcctgccaagtgtgcattcggggttcccgctgGAAAATTATTAGGTTTCATTGTGAGTCACTGGGGAAtagaattggacccgtcaaaggtcaaagtcATTCAtgagttgccaccgccaaagaacaagaaagatgtaATGAGTTttctggggagactcaactatatcagccgattcatagctcagtccactgtcatttgtgcACCCATCTTCAAGATGATAAAGAAGGATGTTGCCactaaatggactgatgattgtcaaaaGGCCTTCAACAGAATCAAGAATACTTGTCGACACCGCCAGTCTTGGTTCCACCCGAGCCAGAGAGACCTCTATTGCTTTATCTTGCAGTATTGAATGAGGCATTTGgttgtgttttaggacaacatgatgaaacagggagaaaagagcaagccatctactacctcagcaagaagtttaccccgtacgaggctcggtattccttattagagcgcacttgttgtgctctaacctgggtagctcagaaactgaggcattacttctgcgcttacaccacttatctcatatccaggatggatccattgaaatatatcttTCAGGAGCCCATGCCTACCGGCAAGCTcgccaaatggcagatactgttaagtgagttcgacattgtttatgttacccaaaaggcagtcaaaggacaagctCTAGCAGATCACCTCGCCGAAAACCCTGTGGAAGGAGAATACGAacctctaaagacgtatttttcTGATGAAGAGATAgatttcataggagaagacattgcagaatcctatgatggttggagtatgtttttcgatggagccgcaaatttcaaaggagtcggtataggagcagtcttggtatcagaaaccggtcagcattacccagtatccgccaagctcagattaccatgcaccaacaacatggccgagtacgaagcctgcatcttaggactcaagttagaaatcgacatgaacattcaggaactATTAGTGGTCGGAGActcggacctactcatacatcaggttcgagaagaatgggcaaccaataATTCCAAGATACTCCCCTATCTACACCATGTACAAGAGTTGAGGAAAAGATTCAGAAAGACGGAATTCCACTACGTTTCTAGAACACAGAATGAGTTCGCTGTGCCTTAGCCActttatcatctatgatacaacatccaaacacAAACTTTATTGATCCCATCCAGGTCAAGATTCATGACCAACCAGTTTATTGTGCTCATGTTAAGGAAGAAGCCGACgggaaaccatggttccacgatatcaaagagtatttgaccacaagagaatatccagagcttgcCAATGCTACCCAGAAATGCACGCTTCGGAGactatccaataatttctttcacaacggaggaatcctgtacatgaggactcctgatttgggtttactaaggtgtgtcgatgcaagggAAGCGACCAAGTTATTGGAGGAAGAACATTCAGGgacctgcggaccgcacatgaatggttttgttttagcaaagaagatactccgagcaggatatttctggatgactatggaaacagactgcaacTAGTATGTTCGAAAGTGTCATCGCTGTCatatacatgcagatatgataaaagtgcctccaaacgagcttaatgcaacaagctcaccatggccgttcgccgcttggggaatggatgttatcggtccaatcgagcctaccgcgtcaaacgggcacaggttcatcttggtaaaaattgatttttttactaaatgggttgaagcagcattatacaaagcagttaccaagaaggtggtagcagatttcgtccgcgaccgtattaTTTGTTGGTTCGAAATTCTAGAGTCAATCACCACCGACAACTGTTCCAATCTtaacagcgacctgatgaaaacaatgtgtgagactttcaagatcagacacaagaactcTACGGCTTATAGACtgcagatgaatggagccgtagaagcggccaacaaaaacatcaagaagatactaaggaagatgatcgagaggcacaaacaatggcatgagaagttgtcatttgccttattgggttatcgtacCACAGTATGCACATCAACCGAggaaactccctacatgttggtttatggtacagaggcgatcattcccgctgaggtagaaattcca
Coding sequences within:
- the LOC138880159 gene encoding uncharacterized protein; the encoded protein is MDPLKYIFQEPMPTGKLAKWQILLSEFDIVYVTQKAVKGQALADHLAENPVEGEYEPLKTYFSDEEIDFIGEDIAESYDGWTLYKAVTKKVVADFVRDRIICWFEILESITTDNCSNLNSDLMKTMCETFKIRHKNSTAYRLQMNGAVEAANKNIKKILRKMIERHKQWHEKLSFALLGYRTTVCTSTEETPYMLVYGTEAIIPAEVEIPSLRIIQEAKLDDAEWVKGRYEQLALTDGKRMNAVCHGTPASKRPSQQERSRSSPPQPIQLQYPSKSNYRFRLFDSPLTYSVNGY